The genomic stretch CCTCCAGGACGCAGACCAGCAACCTCATCCGCTGTAACTCCTTGGGAGTCATCGAAATCATGTCCTTCTTCATGGGGGACATAATCGCTAAGCAGTTACAGGGGACAAAGTCGCTAAGCTAATACAGGCGCGAACCGCGTTTTTCACTCCGCGATATTTCGTACAAAACGCCGATTTTCGTCGGTTTTGTTTGGCCGGCCGATGAGGAAAACGGCGAACCGGGCGCGTAAACTTTTTTTCCTCGCGGGGAAAAATCGTATACAATGGTTCGGCACACTGATGTGAGGAGGTCACATGCCGTATTGTCCCCGATGCAAAACCGAGTACGTCGCCGGCGTGTCCGTTTGTTCCGATTGCGGCGTGGAACTGGTTCCCGCGCTGACGCCCGAACAAATGGAGGACGAAGACCACCCCAATTACCAATACGAAGTGGCCACCGAGGCGCTCGGCGAAATCCAAACCCGGATCCTCTGCGCCGAACTCGAACAGGCCGGCATCCCCTACATCCTGTCGGGCGACGAGTTGGGCACGGTGCACGTCTATCCCGCCAAGGATTCGCGCGTCTGGGTGCCCAAGCGCTACCTGGAAAAAACCAAGGAACTGCTGGAAACCGTTCTGACCCCGGCCGACGACGAGTCGTTGGAAACCGACGCGGCCGGCGACAATGTCGAAATCTTCTTTTGCGACCATTGCGGCGCCGAGGTACCGAGCGACGCCAAGAAATGCCCGGAGTGCGGCGAATCGTTCGAATAAAAGAAAAACAATCCTGATCAGGCCGGGGCGCGTTTCACCGCCCGCACGATCACTTCACTGCCCAGAATGGCGATCTCTTCGTCGACGGCCAACCCGAGCCGCTCCAGTTCGGCGCGCAGGCGCTCGCGGGTGTAAGGGTTCGGATGCCGGCCCGCCGTGCGGGTCGGTTGGATGCGGGAATAAAACCAATTGACCAGCGGCCAGCGCCACGAGCCGTA from Myxococcales bacterium encodes the following:
- a CDS encoding zinc ribbon domain-containing protein, with amino-acid sequence MPYCPRCKTEYVAGVSVCSDCGVELVPALTPEQMEDEDHPNYQYEVATEALGEIQTRILCAELEQAGIPYILSGDELGTVHVYPAKDSRVWVPKRYLEKTKELLETVLTPADDESLETDAAGDNVEIFFCDHCGAEVPSDAKKCPECGESFE